A region of Paenimyroides aestuarii DNA encodes the following proteins:
- the metK gene encoding methionine adenosyltransferase — MAYYFTSESVSEGHPDKIADQISDALIDNFLAFDEESKVACETLVTTGQVILAGEVKSNTYLDVQQIARDVIKKIGYTKSEYMFDANSCGILSAIHEQSAEINQGVDKVNKEEQGAGDQGIMFGYATTETEDYMPLALDLSHKLLQELADLRRENSEITYLRPDAKSQVTLEYDDDNKPKRVVTIVLSTQHDDFIKPENASLEAKNKAEKAMQDQIKKDIVSILIPRLLKKYPQYQAFFNDEITYHVNPTGVFIIGGPHGDTGLTGRKIIVDTYGGKGAHGGGAFSGKDPSKVDRSAAYAARYIAKNLVAAGVADELLVQVSYAIGIAEPMGVFVNTYGTKKVDASDGEIAKKITELFDLRPYHIEQTLKLRKPIYSETAAYGHMGRKNQTVTKTFKSPNGDEKTIEVELFTWEKLDKIDAVKQAFNL, encoded by the coding sequence ATGGCATATTATTTTACATCAGAATCTGTAAGTGAAGGACATCCAGACAAAATCGCAGATCAAATTTCAGACGCATTAATCGATAATTTTTTAGCTTTCGACGAGGAATCTAAAGTTGCCTGCGAAACATTAGTAACAACAGGCCAAGTAATTTTGGCGGGCGAAGTAAAATCAAACACCTATTTAGATGTTCAGCAAATTGCACGCGATGTGATTAAAAAAATTGGTTATACAAAAAGTGAATATATGTTTGATGCCAATTCGTGCGGTATTTTATCGGCTATTCATGAGCAATCGGCAGAGATTAACCAAGGGGTTGATAAGGTGAACAAAGAAGAACAAGGTGCAGGTGACCAAGGAATTATGTTTGGATATGCAACCACCGAAACCGAAGATTATATGCCATTGGCTTTGGATTTATCACATAAATTGTTGCAAGAGCTGGCAGATTTGCGCCGTGAAAACAGTGAAATTACCTATTTGCGACCAGATGCTAAATCACAGGTAACTTTGGAATATGATGATGACAACAAACCCAAACGCGTGGTAACTATTGTATTATCAACCCAACACGATGATTTTATTAAGCCCGAAAATGCATCTTTAGAAGCCAAAAACAAAGCAGAAAAAGCGATGCAAGATCAAATTAAAAAAGATATTGTTTCAATTTTAATTCCTCGTTTATTAAAAAAATACCCGCAATACCAAGCATTTTTCAATGATGAAATTACTTATCATGTGAATCCAACAGGTGTTTTTATTATTGGCGGACCACACGGAGATACTGGCTTAACGGGCAGAAAAATCATTGTGGATACTTATGGCGGCAAAGGTGCACACGGAGGTGGTGCTTTTTCAGGAAAAGACCCAAGCAAGGTAGATCGTTCTGCTGCGTATGCTGCGCGATACATTGCAAAAAATTTAGTGGCTGCCGGTGTGGCCGATGAATTGTTGGTTCAAGTTTCTTATGCAATTGGAATTGCAGAGCCAATGGGTGTTTTTGTAAACACTTACGGCACTAAAAAAGTAGATGCTAGCGACGGCGAAATTGCAAAAAAAATCACTGAATTATTTGATTTACGTCCGTATCATATCGAACAAACGCTAAAATTAAGAAAACCTATTTACAGTGAAACTGCAGCTTACGGACATATGGGGCGAAAAAACCAAACCGTTACCAAAACATTTAAAAGTCCAAATGGTGATGAAAAAACCATAGAAGTTGAGTTATTTACTTGGGAAAAGTTAGATAAGATTGATGCTGTAAAGCAAGCTTTTAACCTATAA